From Fibrobacterota bacterium, the proteins below share one genomic window:
- a CDS encoding winged helix-turn-helix transcriptional regulator: MAEVDVFSALANPVRREILMRLRRGPQAVSGLAKGFAIGRPAVSEHLQVLRKARLIREEPRGRERYYHLDPRPLHEIDAWMEAFHKYWKQRMSALETLLDMEAKK, from the coding sequence ATGGCCGAAGTCGACGTCTTCTCCGCCCTCGCGAACCCGGTTCGCCGCGAAATCCTCATGCGCCTACGGCGCGGTCCGCAGGCCGTTTCCGGCTTGGCCAAGGGATTCGCCATCGGGCGCCCGGCCGTCTCGGAGCATTTGCAGGTGCTGCGCAAGGCGCGCCTGATCCGCGAAGAGCCCCGGGGACGGGAGCGGTATTACCATCTGGATCCCCGACCGTTGCACGAGATCGACGCCTGGATGGAGGCCTTCCACAAGTATTGGAAACAAAGGATGTCCGCGCTGGAGACGCTGCTGGACATGGAGGCGAAGAAATGA
- a CDS encoding SRPBCC domain-containing protein has product MNKPAIIEVEHLFSHPPASVWKALTDPALHARWWAAGDVRPVVGHRFDLDMGQWGKQPCEVVQVEPDRLLKYKFGIGTLNTFITWRLAAEGAGTRLKLIHEGFDMDSPMGRMAFEGMGAGWPKVVAHLATVL; this is encoded by the coding sequence ATGAACAAGCCCGCGATCATCGAAGTCGAACATCTGTTTTCCCATCCGCCCGCGTCCGTATGGAAGGCGCTGACCGATCCGGCCCTGCATGCCCGTTGGTGGGCCGCCGGGGACGTGCGTCCCGTGGTGGGCCATCGTTTCGATCTGGACATGGGCCAATGGGGCAAGCAGCCCTGCGAGGTGGTCCAGGTAGAACCGGATCGGCTGTTGAAATACAAGTTCGGGATCGGCACCCTGAATACCTTTATCACCTGGCGCCTCGCGGCGGAAGGCGCGGGCACCCGCCTTAAGTTGATCCATGAAGGCTTCGATATGGACTCCCCCATGGGGCGCATGGCCTTCGAGGGAATGGGCGCCGGCTGGCCGAAGGTGGTCGCCCATCTCGCGACGGTCTTGTAA